One genomic segment of Coffea arabica cultivar ET-39 chromosome 6e, Coffea Arabica ET-39 HiFi, whole genome shotgun sequence includes these proteins:
- the LOC140009927 gene encoding uncharacterized protein, giving the protein MGESSAPIDMKLLRRLDRFDEFIRKSQGLNKQGVLDYDDLCLFPSVQLPEGLFPESLEGDALDWYSNLKLEDVKTWIDLSNAFVRQYEYNCELAPTRTTLEGTKRKPSEDHKTYAKRWRKVAAKLKAAGKIGMVPPPTYPYGMPAWYNPQAVCTYHSGAPGHSTLDCKALKHKIQDMVESGEIIVRRRETQGPNVNRNPLPDHVNTIGVIMDDTEYMEQVKVLAREAEVFGVTDQPFVIELPFEEDNKPFVLDLTPAENEALEPVVIEFPKQEPVLSLQQVPWNYDEPDVQIGEKSIAKKEVSVVTRSGKIASPFEAASPIRANNSEPPVKPTITEKEALDFLKRLQRSEYNVVEKLSKSPAQITMLDLLFSSDVHRDALIDILTRAQIPRDISVDNFSNVVGSVLFNKQIAFSDDELPTEGIGHNRALYITVRCNGKMLPKVLIDNGSALNICPWSTLEKLGLQDIKLRPSGTIVRGFDGAQREPIGEADLVIEMGLAQFQITCQVMNFPSIYNILLGRPWIHKSGAVPSSLHQLLKFVVNDKLITIFAEEDCLVITDSGVKEEGSQSVTMSPHSTSDIVSVSWITTEEQTLSKASVMMAREMIRGGYKFDKGLGRELQGILKPVKIVEKRDTFGLGFRPTAKDFKEMKERKRAEKEGRQGVLDIPPLRYTFPRPAEVIMSEINPVDGIEASLAQLFVGATFEDIVPGEAEFPDIPEGSILNWTAESLPVRKEFR; this is encoded by the exons ATGGGTGAATCTTCTGCTCCAATCGATATGAAGTTGCTCAGACGTCTAGATCGTTTCgatgaatttataaggaagAGCCAGGGGCTGAACAAGCAGGGAGTCCTGGATTATGATGACTTGTGCCTTTTTCCGAGCGTgcagttgcctgaggg GTTGTTCCCCGAGAGCCTGGAAGGGGATGCGCTTGACTGGTATTCCAACCTGAAACTTGAAGACGTGAAAACCTGGATTGATTTGTCTAATGCATTTGTGAGACAATATGAGTACAACTGCGAGTTGGCTCCCACCCGGACTACTCTGGAAGGAACGAAAAGGAAGCCTTCTGAGGACCACAAGacctatgccaagaggtggagaaaAGTAGCCGCGAAG TTAAAGGCCGCCGGAAAAATTGGTATggtaccccctcctacctatccATATGGCATGCCCGCCTGGTATAACCCGCAAGCTGTCTGCACTTATCATTCGGGGGCACCTGGACACTCAACTTTGGATTGTAAAGCACTTaagcataaaattcaagatatggtTGAGTCTGGAGAAATTATAGTCAGAAGGAGAGAGACACAAGGGCCGAACGTGAATAGGAACCCTTTGCCGGACCATGTTAATACCATCGGGGTCATTATGGATGACACGGAGTATATGGAACAGGTCAAAGTTTTGGCAAGGGAAGCTGAGGTATTTGGGGTCACGGACCAACCGTTTGTCATAGAGTTGCCATTCGAAGAAGATAACAAGCCTTTTGTCTTGGATCTCACGCCAGCTGAGAATGAGGCTTTGGAGCCCGTAGTCATTGAATTCCCAAAGCAAGAGCCTGTTTTAAGCCTGCAACAGGTACCATGGAATTATGATGAGCCTGATGTACAGATTGGGGAAAAGTCAATTGCAAAGAAGGAGGTGTCAGTGGTTACCAGATCGGGGAAGATTGCAAGTCCATTTGAAGCTGCCAGTCCGATTCGAGCAAATAACTCCGAGCCGCCCGTTAAACCAACAATCACTGAGAAAGAAGCCTTGGATTTCCTTAAGAGGCTTCAGAGAAGTGAGTACAATGTAGTTGAGAAGCTGAGCAAATCACCTGCCCAGATAACCATGTTGGACCTACTTTTCTCTTCGGACGTGCATAGGGATGCATTGATTGACATATTAACAAGAGCTCAAATTCCGAGGGACATTtctgttgataatttttcaaacgtggTTGGGAGCGTATTGTTCAACAAGCAAATTGCTTTTTCTGACGATGAATTGCCGACGGAGGGCATCGGACATAATAGGGCGTTGTACATAACAGTGAGGTGCAACGGAAAAATGCTGCCTAAGGTGTTAATCGATAATGGATCCGCGCtgaatatctgtccttggagtaccttaGAGAAACTAGGATTGCAAGACatcaagctgaggccttcagggactatTGTTAGAGGGTTTGATGGAGCGCAGAGGGAGCCAATAGGGGAGGCAGATTTAGTAATCGAGATGGGGCTGgcccaatttcaaataacttgccaagtcatgAACTTCCCGAGCATTTACAATATCTTACTTGGAAGGCCATGGATTCATAAGTCGGGGGCTGTGCCGTCTTCGTTGCACCAATTACTCAAGTTCGTGGTAAATGACAAACTAATCACTATCTTTGCTGAAGAGGACTGCCTGGTGATCACTGACTCTGGAGTTAAAGAAGAGGGTAGTCAAAGTGTTACCATGTCCCCTCACAGCACATCCGATATAgtctccgtaagttggataACCACGGAGGAACAAACTCTCTCAAAGGCCAGTGTAATGATGGCCAGAGAAATGATTCGTGGAGGATACAAATTCGACAAGGGGTTGGGGCGTGAACTGCAAGGGATCCTGAAGCCAGTGAAGATAGTAGAAAAGAGGGATACCTTCGGTTTGGGTTTCAGACCAACCGCCAAGGATTTCAAGGAGATGAAGGAGCGCAAGAGAGCggagaaagaaggaaggcaAGGGGTTCTTGACATTCCACCACTGCGTTATACTTTCCCACGACCAGCTGAGGTGATCATGTCAGAAATCAACCCAGTTGACGGAATTGAAGCGAGTTTGGCTcaattgttcgttggggcaacatttgaagatatTGTTCCGGGCGAAGCTGAATTTCCTGACATTCCTGAAGGATCAATTCtcaattggacagccgagtcCCTGCCTgttcggaaggagtttcggtaa